The following proteins are co-located in the BD1-7 clade bacterium genome:
- the lcfB_1 gene encoding Long-chain-fatty-acid--CoA ligase, producing the protein MTEECPLDPQNCFIAELLFAGMHDDRIVAVDGNSQVSAREFCDGVNRWHQQFSEAGLNVGDTIALVLTNRIEFLEILIAGLMSGISVAPINWHLQGEEVRSLLSLCDASAVYTESRFLHSLEKAGDCCVTDVDSLAVSEHASTLAEVDSMSAAGRVILFTGGTSGLPKGVVRQSPDSLAALFGHYRDLGRAIGLTGEGPHLIAGPLYHAAPLFYALYDFVNGAPLIVMPQWRAEDALRLIAQWQIRATHFVPTQMVRLLRLDGAIKSRYQCDSLELVLHGAAATAPEIKRSMIDWMGPVFEEYWGGSESGVVTRISAIEWSQHPTSVGKPVRHYQVRIVDERTGEPLTAGELGVIQIRHASGEVPFVYLGGAESMSLSAESGWFDLGDLGSVDVNGYLAICDRQKNKIICAGVNIYPAEIERQLLALAEVQDVVAFGLPDPEWGEVPVAMVRLCIPTNEANLVAINAQIVKQFDNVNRFIRPRQVFYVTDMPRMPNGKIRSADLLAIVRQQEYFAKINII; encoded by the coding sequence GTGACCGAAGAATGTCCGTTAGACCCCCAAAATTGTTTTATTGCTGAATTGCTATTCGCGGGCATGCACGATGATCGCATCGTCGCTGTTGACGGTAACAGTCAGGTGTCGGCGCGTGAATTTTGTGATGGCGTTAATCGGTGGCACCAACAATTTTCCGAAGCGGGATTAAACGTTGGAGATACGATCGCGCTAGTGCTGACAAATCGCATTGAATTTCTTGAAATACTGATTGCAGGGTTAATGAGTGGTATTTCGGTAGCGCCGATTAATTGGCACTTACAAGGCGAGGAAGTTCGCAGCTTGTTGTCGCTATGCGATGCATCGGCGGTTTATACCGAATCTCGATTTTTGCATTCGCTCGAAAAGGCAGGCGACTGCTGCGTCACTGATGTCGATTCTTTAGCGGTGAGCGAGCATGCCTCGACGCTCGCCGAGGTGGATTCGATGTCGGCAGCGGGGCGCGTTATTCTGTTTACTGGTGGAACGAGCGGCTTGCCAAAGGGCGTGGTACGTCAATCACCGGACTCATTAGCCGCGTTGTTTGGTCATTATCGCGATTTGGGCCGCGCGATTGGATTAACCGGCGAGGGGCCTCATTTGATTGCCGGACCTCTTTATCATGCAGCACCACTATTTTATGCACTTTACGATTTTGTAAATGGTGCGCCACTGATCGTTATGCCTCAATGGAGAGCAGAAGACGCGCTGCGGCTAATTGCACAATGGCAGATTAGGGCAACGCATTTTGTACCGACACAGATGGTGCGTCTACTGAGGTTGGATGGAGCGATAAAATCGCGTTATCAATGTGATTCGCTTGAACTCGTGTTGCATGGTGCTGCTGCCACAGCGCCTGAGATAAAGCGCAGTATGATTGACTGGATGGGGCCTGTGTTTGAAGAATACTGGGGCGGCAGTGAGAGTGGGGTGGTCACGCGTATTAGCGCTATTGAATGGTCGCAGCACCCGACTTCCGTTGGTAAGCCAGTGCGCCACTATCAGGTGCGTATTGTTGATGAGCGCACTGGAGAGCCGCTGACGGCGGGTGAATTGGGTGTGATTCAGATTCGCCACGCATCCGGCGAGGTGCCTTTTGTTTACCTAGGGGGCGCTGAATCGATGAGCCTATCGGCTGAATCTGGGTGGTTCGATTTAGGTGACTTGGGTAGTGTTGACGTCAATGGTTATCTGGCAATTTGTGACCGCCAGAAAAACAAAATAATTTGTGCAGGTGTGAATATTTATCCGGCGGAAATCGAGCGGCAATTACTGGCTTTGGCGGAGGTTCAGGATGTTGTGGCTTTCGGGTTGCCTGATCCCGAATGGGGTGAGGTGCCTGTTGCAATGGTTCGGTTATGCATACCTACAAATGAGGCTAATTTGGTGGCCATTAATGCTCAAATTGTTAAGCAGTTTGATAACGTTAATCGATTTATTCGACCTCGGCAGGTTTTTTATGTTACTGATATGCCGAGGATGCCAAATGGAAAAATACGTTCTGCTGACTTACTCGCTATTGTGCGCCAGCAAGAATACTTTGCGAAAATAAATATTATATAA
- a CDS encoding Putative TrmH family tRNA/rRNA methyltransferase, with protein sequence MRNGILPDHTPEVVADSAPYAVLSAPKTIHTQNSMSYEEKKAHFANMLTIYGRKAVEEALMSNDINAYKLHLADSNKPATILKHCEQLANDKGTPIAWHDKRALSFISKNAKQDQGIALDISMDNFFTLDDLQSRKAKHLIMLDNVTNPQNVGMIIRSVAAGFVDGLIIPKKGCAELGPLAIKASVGALFKAPIYRCETSKQAVDILKDDYQLINLSLDTDIDFYDCPLDKPSIFILGNESEGVSRVVANACDMQVKIPMNNAVESLNVAITSALIAYHPALRR encoded by the coding sequence TTGAGGAACGGAATTTTACCTGATCACACACCGGAAGTGGTAGCAGATTCAGCGCCTTACGCGGTATTATCAGCACCTAAAACCATTCATACGCAAAACTCCATGTCATACGAAGAAAAGAAAGCTCACTTTGCCAACATGCTAACAATCTATGGCCGCAAGGCCGTTGAAGAAGCCCTGATGTCTAATGATATCAATGCTTACAAGCTGCATTTGGCCGATAGCAATAAGCCTGCAACGATTCTCAAGCACTGCGAGCAGCTCGCCAATGACAAGGGCACCCCAATTGCTTGGCACGACAAACGCGCGTTGTCTTTCATCTCTAAAAACGCCAAGCAAGATCAGGGCATCGCGCTCGATATCAGTATGGACAATTTCTTTACGCTTGATGATTTACAGAGCCGCAAGGCCAAACATTTGATCATGCTCGACAACGTCACTAACCCTCAGAATGTCGGCATGATTATCCGCAGTGTTGCAGCAGGATTTGTAGACGGTTTGATTATCCCCAAAAAGGGGTGCGCAGAACTCGGCCCTCTTGCGATAAAAGCCAGTGTCGGCGCATTATTCAAGGCGCCTATTTATCGATGTGAAACCTCGAAACAAGCCGTAGACATACTCAAAGACGATTACCAGCTAATCAATCTATCGCTAGATACCGACATTGATTTCTACGACTGCCCTCTCGACAAACCCAGCATATTTATTCTTGGTAATGAATCCGAAGGCGTCAGCCGCGTCGTTGCGAATGCCTGCGACATGCAGGTAAAGATTCCAATGAACAACGCTGTAGAATCACTAAATGTGGCAATCACATCGGCATTAATTGCCTACCACCCTGCTCTACGCCGCTAA